In the genome of Acidobacteriota bacterium, one region contains:
- a CDS encoding ABC transporter ATP-binding protein produces the protein MVFPVTDLALRCRGLVKRYGDVLAVDGLDLDVTEGECFGLLGPNGAGKTTTIEILEGLLAPDAGEVEVLGRRWDRDERELRQRLGIQLQETQLTEKLTVGETLRLFRSFYRRGREVDEVLRLVELETKRDAWFSKLSGGQKQRLAVGCALVGEPDLLFLDEPTTGLDPQSRRQLWGLLERFKAGGGTILLTTHYMDEAETLCDRVAVVDRGRIIALGTPRELIASLGAEHVVEFAVAGGAVVEHDALTALPGVREVRRDGASWALSTSHVHLAVPALLSLLARRDAELSMLTTHSATLEDVFVALTGRHLRDV, from the coding sequence ATGGTGTTCCCCGTGACCGATCTGGCGCTGCGGTGCCGCGGCCTGGTGAAGCGGTACGGCGACGTGCTGGCCGTGGACGGGCTCGACCTCGACGTCACCGAGGGCGAGTGCTTCGGCCTGCTCGGCCCGAATGGTGCCGGCAAGACGACGACGATCGAGATCCTCGAGGGCCTGCTCGCTCCGGACGCGGGAGAGGTCGAAGTGCTGGGACGGCGCTGGGACCGTGACGAGCGCGAACTCCGGCAGCGGCTCGGCATCCAGCTCCAGGAGACCCAGCTCACAGAGAAGCTCACCGTCGGCGAGACGCTGCGGTTGTTCCGCTCGTTCTATCGGCGCGGCCGAGAGGTCGACGAGGTGCTACGGCTCGTCGAGCTCGAGACGAAGCGCGATGCGTGGTTCAGCAAGCTGTCGGGGGGCCAGAAGCAGCGGCTCGCCGTTGGCTGCGCGCTCGTCGGCGAACCCGACCTGCTGTTTCTCGACGAGCCCACGACCGGCCTCGACCCGCAGTCGCGCCGGCAGCTCTGGGGCCTGCTCGAGCGATTCAAGGCTGGCGGCGGCACCATCCTGCTGACCACGCACTACATGGACGAAGCCGAAACGCTGTGCGACCGCGTGGCCGTCGTCGATCGCGGCCGGATCATCGCGCTCGGCACGCCGCGCGAGCTGATTGCGTCGCTCGGTGCCGAGCACGTGGTGGAGTTCGCGGTGGCCGGCGGGGCGGTGGTCGAGCACGACGCTCTTACCGCCCTGCCCGGAGTGCGCGAGGTCCGCCGCGACGGCGCCAGCTGGGCGCTCAGCACGTCGCACGTGCACCTGGCCGTGCCGGCGCTGCTCTCGTTGCTCGCGCGTCGCGATGCCGAGCTGTCGATGCTGACGACGCACAGCGCGACGCTCGAAGACGTGTTCGTCGCCCTGACCGGTCGGCACCTGCGCGATGTCTGA
- a CDS encoding ABC transporter permease, giving the protein MSERAPHPIVELTLARFREFLREPEAVFWVFAFPVLMALALGIAFRGETPAPIPVGVIVGQGHDTTIAALAEDAGLAPRALEASEVEAALRNGTVHAVVVPGAPPVYRYDPSRPESRLARLAVDAALQRAAGRVDGVGARDERVVTPGSRYIDWLVPGLLGMNIMGTGLWSIGFHVVQARSRKLLKRLMATPMRRTDFLLSLVLARLLFLALEVVALLGFGWLAFRVPVHGSLVELGFVALFGSLAFGGLGLLIASRARTIEGVSGLMNVAMLPMWVLSGVFFASDNFPDAMQPFIRALPLTALNEALRGVMIDGASLPALWLQLAVLGVWGGGCYVVAVRVFRWR; this is encoded by the coding sequence ATGTCTGAACGCGCGCCCCACCCCATCGTCGAGCTCACGCTCGCGCGGTTCCGCGAGTTCCTCCGTGAGCCGGAGGCGGTCTTCTGGGTCTTCGCCTTTCCGGTGCTCATGGCGCTCGCGCTCGGCATCGCCTTTCGCGGCGAGACCCCCGCGCCGATTCCGGTGGGCGTGATCGTGGGGCAGGGCCACGACACGACGATCGCCGCGCTTGCGGAGGATGCCGGCCTCGCGCCGCGCGCGCTCGAGGCCAGTGAGGTCGAGGCGGCGCTTCGCAACGGGACCGTGCACGCGGTCGTCGTCCCCGGCGCCCCGCCCGTGTACCGCTACGACCCCAGCCGTCCCGAGAGCCGGCTGGCCCGGCTGGCGGTCGACGCCGCGCTGCAGCGGGCCGCGGGGCGCGTCGACGGTGTCGGCGCGCGCGACGAGCGCGTCGTGACGCCAGGATCGCGCTACATCGACTGGCTCGTCCCGGGCCTGCTCGGCATGAACATCATGGGCACGGGCCTCTGGAGCATCGGCTTCCACGTGGTCCAGGCGCGCAGCCGCAAGCTGCTGAAGCGCCTCATGGCGACGCCCATGCGGCGGACCGACTTCCTCCTGTCGCTGGTGCTCGCGCGCCTGCTCTTCCTCGCGCTCGAAGTCGTCGCGCTGCTCGGCTTCGGTTGGTTGGCGTTCCGAGTGCCCGTGCACGGTTCGCTCGTCGAGCTGGGTTTCGTGGCCCTCTTCGGCAGCCTGGCGTTCGGCGGCCTCGGGCTGCTGATTGCGAGCCGGGCGCGGACGATCGAGGGCGTGTCGGGGCTGATGAACGTGGCGATGCTGCCGATGTGGGTCCTGTCGGGTGTCTTCTTCGCATCGGACAACTTCCCGGACGCCATGCAGCCCTTCATCCGGGCACTGCCCCTGACTGCGCTCAACGAGGCGCTGCGAGGCGTGATGATCGATGGCGCGTCGCTGCCGGCGTTGTGGCTGCAGCTCGCCGTGCTCGGGGTCTGGGGCGGCGGGTGTTACGTGGTGGCCGTGCGGGTGTTCCGGTGGCGCTGA
- the fabG gene encoding 3-oxoacyl-ACP reductase FabG, which produces MVTDRVVVVTGAAAGIGRATAVRFGEGGARVAVWDVNEENGRAVAQAIEAAGGVARFDRVNVADGGDVTRAMDAVLAAWGRVDVLVNNAGIVRDAMLAKFKDGDLVSTMTDEQWDDVIGVNLRGVFNCGRAAVPHMVRQGGGVVLNASSVVALYGNFGQTNYAATKGGVILMTKTWARELGKHRIRVNAVAPGFVETEILKSVPEKVIAGMIARTPMGRLGRPEDIAEAYFWLASDAASFVSGAVLSVDGGLVIGT; this is translated from the coding sequence ATCGTGACTGATCGAGTGGTGGTGGTGACGGGAGCAGCGGCCGGGATCGGTCGCGCGACGGCGGTCCGCTTCGGCGAGGGCGGAGCCCGCGTGGCCGTGTGGGACGTCAACGAGGAGAACGGGCGAGCGGTGGCGCAGGCCATCGAGGCGGCCGGTGGCGTGGCGCGCTTCGACCGGGTCAACGTGGCCGATGGCGGAGACGTGACCCGCGCCATGGACGCGGTGCTCGCCGCCTGGGGGCGCGTCGACGTCCTCGTCAACAACGCCGGCATCGTCCGCGACGCGATGCTGGCGAAGTTCAAGGACGGCGACCTCGTGTCGACGATGACCGACGAGCAGTGGGACGACGTCATCGGCGTCAACCTGCGCGGCGTGTTCAACTGCGGGCGTGCGGCCGTGCCGCACATGGTGCGGCAGGGCGGCGGCGTGGTGCTGAACGCGTCGTCGGTCGTCGCCCTCTACGGGAACTTCGGGCAGACCAACTACGCCGCGACGAAGGGCGGCGTGATCCTGATGACGAAGACCTGGGCGCGCGAGCTCGGCAAGCACCGGATCCGCGTGAACGCGGTCGCGCCGGGGTTCGTCGAAACCGAGATCCTCAAGAGCGTGCCGGAGAAGGTGATTGCCGGGATGATCGCGCGCACCCCGATGGGACGCCTCGGCCGTCCGGAGGACATCGCCGAAGCCTACTTCTGGCTGGCGTCCGATGCCGCGAGCTTCGTGTCCGGCGCGGTGCTGAGCGTCGACGGCGGCCTCGTGATCGGGACGTAG
- a CDS encoding thiolase family protein encodes MPGPIYIASYHQSPFGKLFDLDVPTIIERSVTEACQQIDADPAAIDVGAIGATCNFSLNAQGLLAGLVAMVPGLGGKPIEAVENACASGGQAILSVAHKLLLGLGDVGIAVGYEKMRSADGKADGKLIGQVLGYFSHPDERPGKVFVFPHLFAEVMQSYMDTYGATEAELASIAVTEYANAAHNPYAQMRSVTLTVDDALRIEGPNRHIVEGLPLKTYDCSQITDGYATLILATEEGLKKLGIAKADCVKLAGFGQATDPLKKAGRDVLQPHGALTAMRKAYEMAGVAPAEVNVAEIHDCFTVMGAIGTEVIGKAQPGQGARYWAEGCARVDGACAINSSGGLIAKGHPIGATGIAMVGWCAWQLLGKAPAPLQVKAPRAAATFNIGGPICASVCTVLTPAT; translated from the coding sequence ATGCCCGGTCCCATCTACATCGCGTCCTACCATCAGTCACCCTTCGGCAAGCTCTTCGACCTCGACGTGCCGACCATCATCGAACGCAGCGTCACCGAGGCGTGCCAGCAGATCGACGCCGATCCCGCCGCCATCGACGTGGGCGCCATCGGCGCCACGTGCAACTTCTCGCTGAACGCACAGGGGCTGCTCGCCGGGCTCGTCGCGATGGTCCCCGGCCTCGGCGGCAAGCCCATCGAGGCCGTCGAGAACGCCTGCGCGTCGGGCGGCCAGGCGATTCTGTCGGTCGCCCACAAGCTGCTCCTCGGCCTCGGCGACGTCGGCATCGCCGTCGGCTACGAGAAGATGCGGAGCGCCGACGGCAAGGCCGACGGCAAGCTGATCGGGCAGGTCCTCGGCTACTTCTCGCATCCCGACGAGCGGCCCGGGAAGGTGTTCGTCTTCCCCCACCTGTTCGCGGAGGTCATGCAGTCGTACATGGACACGTACGGCGCCACCGAGGCCGAGCTCGCCTCGATTGCCGTGACCGAGTACGCCAACGCCGCGCACAACCCCTACGCGCAGATGCGATCGGTCACGCTGACGGTGGACGACGCCCTCCGCATCGAGGGCCCGAACCGCCACATCGTCGAAGGCCTGCCGCTCAAGACGTACGACTGCTCGCAGATCACCGACGGCTACGCCACGCTGATCCTCGCGACCGAAGAGGGCCTGAAGAAGCTGGGCATCGCGAAGGCCGATTGCGTGAAGCTCGCGGGCTTCGGACAGGCGACCGATCCGCTGAAGAAGGCGGGGCGCGACGTCCTGCAGCCGCACGGAGCCCTCACAGCCATGCGGAAGGCGTACGAGATGGCGGGCGTGGCGCCGGCCGAGGTGAACGTCGCCGAGATTCACGACTGCTTCACGGTGATGGGCGCGATCGGCACCGAGGTCATCGGAAAGGCGCAGCCGGGCCAGGGAGCGCGCTACTGGGCCGAAGGGTGCGCGCGCGTGGACGGCGCCTGCGCCATCAACTCGTCGGGCGGTCTCATCGCGAAGGGCCACCCCATCGGCGCGACGGGCATCGCGATGGTGGGCTGGTGCGCCTGGCAGCTGCTCGGCAAGGCGCCGGCACCGCTGCAGGTGAAGGCACCACGGGCGGCGGCGACCTTCAACATCGGCGGGCCGATCTGCGCGTCGGTCTGCACGGTGCTGACGCCGGCGACGTAG
- a CDS encoding GNAT family N-acetyltransferase, translating to MPSFDELRLETPRLILRPPRLADLDAWSEMMLDEPTARFIGGVMPRSVCWRHLMAMIGAWHACGFAMFSVIEKATGRWIGRLGPWQPDGWPGTEIGWAITRDCWGKGYAVEGATAATDWAFDTLDWQDVVHSIAPDNVASQRVAQKLGSRNLGPGRLPPPFAEARIDIWGQTRQEWRRRGGGRD from the coding sequence ATGCCCTCCTTCGACGAGTTACGGCTCGAGACACCACGCCTGATTCTCCGTCCGCCGCGACTCGCCGACCTGGACGCCTGGTCCGAGATGATGCTCGACGAGCCGACCGCGCGCTTCATCGGCGGCGTGATGCCGCGCTCGGTGTGCTGGCGGCACCTGATGGCCATGATCGGCGCCTGGCACGCGTGCGGCTTCGCGATGTTCTCGGTGATCGAGAAGGCGACGGGGCGCTGGATCGGCCGGCTCGGTCCGTGGCAGCCCGACGGCTGGCCGGGAACCGAGATCGGGTGGGCCATCACGCGCGACTGCTGGGGCAAGGGCTATGCGGTGGAGGGAGCCACGGCCGCCACCGACTGGGCCTTCGACACGCTCGACTGGCAGGACGTCGTTCACTCGATCGCGCCCGACAACGTCGCCTCTCAGCGCGTGGCGCAGAAACTGGGTTCCCGCAACCTGGGCCCCGGCCGGCTCCCTCCGCCGTTTGCGGAGGCGCGCATCGACATCTGGGGCCAGACGCGCCAGGAATGGCGCAGGCGCGGAGGCGGCAGAGACTGA